A stretch of the Vigna radiata var. radiata cultivar VC1973A chromosome 7, Vradiata_ver6, whole genome shotgun sequence genome encodes the following:
- the LOC106767414 gene encoding uncharacterized protein LOC106767414: MEHLEMVNEVKHQRIKANGIWLHVAEKGTGPLVLLLHGFPELWYAWRHQINYLAQHGYHAVAPDLRGYGDSDSPIQPTSYTYHHLVGDLIALLDHFGEQQAFVVGSDWGSTIGWHLSLFRPDRVKGFVALGVPYHPRSPTSKTVETIRKLFGDQSHVCQFQEPGRAERAFARYDYLTVMKKFILMIKTDFLASPEGMELIDFLPTPSVVPSWITEEELTVFADKFQESGFTGPLNYYRAMDLNWELLAPWQGSKITVPTKFIAGNKDMAFDLETFGTKAFVESGIFKTLVPNLEVVIIDGHHFIHQEKAQQISDEILSFIRKFPPNASI; the protein is encoded by the exons ATGGAGCACTTGGAGATGGTGAATGAAGTGAAACACCAAAGAATCAAAGCCAACGGGATATGGTTACATGTAGCAGAGAAAGGAACAGGCCCACTTGTTCTTCTGCTTCATGGCTTCCCAGAACTATGGTATGCCTGGCGCCACCAGATCAATTACTTGGCCCAACATGGCTATCATGCAGTTGCACCTGATCTAAGAGGCTATGGTGACTCTGATTCTCCTATTCAACCTACTTCCTACACTTATCACCACCTTGTAGGTGACCTTATAGCTTTGCTTGACCATTTTGGTGAACAACAG GCATTTGTTGTTGGATCTGATTGGGGATCAACAATTGGATGGCATCTGAGTCTGTTTAGACCTGACAGAGTAAAAGGATTTGTTGCTTTGGGTGTTCCTTACCACCCAAGATCACCCACCAGTAAAACGGTTGAAACTATCAGAAAATTATTCGGAGATCAGAGTCATGTCTGCCAGTTCCAG GAACCAGGCAGAGCAGAGAGAGCTTTTGCTAGATATGATTATctgacagtgatgaagaagtTTATTCTGATGATAAAGACAGATTTTCTAGCATCTCCAGAAGGCATGGAGCTAATTGATTTCCTGCCAACACCTTCTGTTGTGCCATCATGGATAACTGAGGAAGAACTCACGGTTTTTGCAGACAAATTTCAAGAGTCTGGTTTTACTGGTCCACTCAATTATTACCGTGCAATGGACTT AAACTGGGAGCTTCTTGCACCATGGCAAGGATCAAAGATAACAGTTCCAACGAAGTTCATAGCAGGAAACAAAGACATGGCTTTTGATCTTGAAACATTTGGTACAAAGGCTTTTGTGGAAAGTGGTATTTTCAAGACTCTTGTTCCCAACCTTGAAGTTGTTATTATAGATGGCCACCATTTTATACATCAAGAAAAAGCCCAACAAATTTCGGACGAAATCCTTTCCTTTATCCGTAAATTTCCCCCCAATGCTTCCATATAA